In Erigeron canadensis isolate Cc75 chromosome 1, C_canadensis_v1, whole genome shotgun sequence, a single window of DNA contains:
- the LOC122590177 gene encoding receptor-like protein EIX2, protein MIVQSNPGVSYVILGKNRFTGNVPTHLCKLRSMKILDLSNNNFSGVLPNCLGSLIHLRVVDLTNNTIRGDVPNSLGSISFLRSLHLSNNKFEGNLPVALQNLISLVTFDLGNNLLTGKIPYWIGKKLSKLKILSLQSNKFMGKIPLELCEINALQHLNLANNNITGTVPHCFYYGIGMINSSYGGNKTVSTDIIYYNSTGYEENIVTYIKGNQLKYTKSIRFLISLELSSNKLIGEIPDVLMKLVALKNLNLSKNLLSGQIPTTIGNLKQMKSLDMSANKFSGQIPSSLASLNFLNYLNISLNNLSGPIPIGNQLQSLGDPSTIYKGNNELCGPSLLRSCEKDNLLDAHASKDEGKDGSQGCTWFYAGIISGFFTGLTGLVGSLHFIRILRPRNSSNLESASSNLNKLKDMYGDLTTDKDGAPDSRAPSGLKRSFPLGDSSWR, encoded by the exons ATGATTGTCCAATCCAACCCAGGTGTCTCTTATGTTATTCTTGGGAAAAACCGCTTCACTGGAAATGTTCCAACACACTTATGCAAGTTGCGTAGTATGAAAATATTGGATTTATCTAATAATAACTTCTCTGGAGTTCTTCCCAACTGCTTAGGGAGCTTGATTCATTTACGCGTGGTGGATCTTACAAATAATACTATTAGAGGTGATGTCCCGAATTCATTAGGTTCTATATCATTTCTCCGATCATTGCACTTGAGCAATAACAAATTTGAAGGCAATCTCCCAGTAGCCTTACAGAACTTGATAAGCTTAGTCACCTTTGATTTAGGGAACAACTTGTTGACCGGTAAGATCCCTTATTGGATTGGAAAAAAGTTATCGAAGCTTAAAATCTTGAGTCTTCAATCAAATAAGTTCATGGGTAAAATTCCACTAGAACTATGTGAAATCAACGCTCTTCAGCATTTAAACTTGGCAAATAATAACATAACTGGAACGGTCCCtcattgttttt ACTATGGTATTGGTATGATCAATAGTAGTTACGGTGGCAATAAGACCGTAAGTACCGATATCATTTATTACAATAGCACTGGATATGAAGAAAATATTGTGACTTATATAAAAGGTAATCAATTGAAGTACACCAAGAGCATTAGGTTTCTTATATCCTTGGAGCTCTCAAGCAACAAACTCATTGGTGAAATTCCCGATGTTTTGATGAAACTTGTGGCGTTAAAGAATTTGAATCTTTCTAAAAACTTATTAAGCGGACAAATTCCAACAACCATCGGAAATCTAAAGCAAATGAAATCTTTAGATATGTCGGCAAATAAGTTTTCTGGTCAAATTCCTTCAAGCTTAGCTAGCTTGAACTTTCTAAACTACTTGAACATATCCTTGAATAATTTATCTGGCCCAATACCAATTGGAAATCAGCTGCAAAGTTTAGGTGATCCATCTACTATTTATAAAGGGAACAATGAGCTATGTGGCCCCTCACTATTAAGGAGTTGCGAAAAAGACAATTTATTGGATGCTCATGCTAGCAAGGATGAAGGTAAAGATGGGTCACAAGGTTGTACGTGGTTTTATGCTGGTATAATCTCGGGTTTTTTTACGGGCTTGACGGGACTTGTTGGTAGCTTGCACTTTATTAGGATTTTGAGG CCAAGAAACTCTAGCAACCTAGAGTCTGCTTCTAGCAACCTAAACAAGCTTAAAGACATGTATGGTGACTTGACTACCGATAAGGATGGTGCACCAGACTCTAGGGCTCCTTCTGGGCTGAAGAGGTCATTTCCGCTTGGTGATTCTTCTTGGAGGTAA
- the LOC122597327 gene encoding beta-galactosidase 9-like, giving the protein MCKQDDVPDAIVRTGASKAVSQMLLFTKFGGEGHKRHVEHLAFAAVIQKGGSFVNVSIIIKDFKSSNLVSHKLL; this is encoded by the exons ATGTGCAAGCAAGACGATGTCCCAGATGCTATTGTAAGAACTGGTGCAAGCAAGGCGGTGTCCCAGATGCTATT GTTCACTAAATTTGGTGGTGAGGGGCATAAGAGGCATGTGGAACATTTGGCATTTGCTGCTGTCATACAAAAAGGTGGATCATTTGTTAATGTATCT ATCATCATTAAAGATTTCAAGTCCTCCAACTTAGTTAGCCACAAGTTACTTTAA